In Paludibaculum fermentans, the genomic stretch GGCCCGCCTCACCGAAGCGCGTGCGCTTGGAGAGCGGCTGTTGCCGGTGGCCCCCCGCGATCCGGCGCTGTTGCGATCTCTTGCAGTTGTAGAGCAACGGATCGGAAACCATCTCGCCAAGCACGGCAAACCGGCCGACGGACTCCAAAGTCACATTCGCGCCCTGGCCTACTTCCAAAAACTGACAGAGCTCCAGCCCAACGAGCCCGCCTTGCTTCGCGATCACGCGGATCAACTCGTTATGAAGGCAGAGGCGCAGGCCCGGGCCGGTGACGTGGCCGGTGCACTGGCCGATTGCGATCGCGGCATCGCCATTCTGAGGCGATTGGCCGAATCTGACACTACAAACGTCGAAGCGTCGCGCGACCTGGGGTATGCGTGGTACTTCCGGCTGGCCGCCTACTCGATCGGAAACAAAGGGTGCGACAAAGCGTCCACCAGTGAGGCGCTTCGCATCTTTACCGGGATTGTCGCCGGGCCGTCTTCGACCAAGGAGGATGAGGAGTCCCTGCACGGCCTCAGGAGCCGCGCCCTTGGTTGCCAGTGAAGGCGTGCCTGCGGTACAACTTAGGGGCAAAGATGTCAGATCCAGCCCAGTCGATTTCGGTCAAGCGCGCGCAGGTGGACTTTCACAACTTCGCGTCGCTGGGCGAACCGGAACGGGCGCTGGCCGCCTATGCCGATGAGAACTTCCGGCGCGGCTCTGTTCTCAAGGCAAACCGGGACTTCATCCCGTCGCTGACCCCCTTCCTGGAAGTGGGCGCCAATGCCGGGCACACATCCTATTTACTGGCCAACGAGTTCCAGGCCGACGGCTTCGCGCTGGATATCTCGGCTGACGCCTTACGCTATGGCCAGTTTCTGAAGACCGCCTGGAACCTGGACCGCTCACCGATCCTCACCGCCGGCGACGCCACGCACCTCCCGTTCCGCGACAACTCGCTGGCGTTTGTCATGTCGTTTCAGACACTTTCCCAGTTTCTGGACATCGAGAGTGTCATCCGCGAGGTACACCGCGTCCTGGCCCCGGGCGGCGTCTACTACTTTGCCGAGGAGCCGGTCCGCCGCAAGCTGACGCTGCGGGTCTATCGCGCGCCCTATCCCGAACGCATGAAGCCGTTCGAGAAGCGCCTGTACGACAGCGGCCTGCTCGACTTCATGGCCATGGACGTCATCGGCGCCGATCAGGAGGAGTCGTTTGGCATCCGCCAGAACCACCGGTTCGGCCTGAGCGAGTGGTCCGGCCTGCTCCATAAGTACTTCGAGGAGTGCCGGTTTGTCACCTTCCCCAGGCAGCGCGGCTGGGCCAACCAGATGGTGCAATGGGTGTTGCGCCGCATGCCCGGGAATGCCGACGCCCGCATTGCGGACTCCCTGGGCGCCACCCTGGCCGCATTCTGCCGCAAACCGGGGCGCCTGCCTGCGCAGCTCCCCCTGACCGAGGCGCTGGCCTGCCCCGACTGCGGGGCCGATCTTCCCTTTCAGACCACTGACCAGATGGCCTGCCCCCGATGCAGTTACCAGGCGGGCAACGAATCGAACGTTTACAACCTGCTGAGTACCTCGCTGAAGGCCGAGCTCTATCCCGGTAACCGCGCGGATACATTGGACTTCTCGAAGCCGGGCCACGAAGACGGGCTCGTCGAGGGCTTCTACGAACTGGAAGGCGACTTCGGCAGCAAGTACCGCTGGATCGGCGCCCGCGCCGTGGTCAGGTTGGTTCGAATGCGTCCTGGAGCACCCTTGCTGCGTGTGCAGGGGT encodes the following:
- a CDS encoding class I SAM-dependent methyltransferase: MSDPAQSISVKRAQVDFHNFASLGEPERALAAYADENFRRGSVLKANRDFIPSLTPFLEVGANAGHTSYLLANEFQADGFALDISADALRYGQFLKTAWNLDRSPILTAGDATHLPFRDNSLAFVMSFQTLSQFLDIESVIREVHRVLAPGGVYYFAEEPVRRKLTLRVYRAPYPERMKPFEKRLYDSGLLDFMAMDVIGADQEESFGIRQNHRFGLSEWSGLLHKYFEECRFVTFPRQRGWANQMVQWVLRRMPGNADARIADSLGATLAAFCRKPGRLPAQLPLTEALACPDCGADLPFQTTDQMACPRCSYQAGNESNVYNLLSTSLKAELYPGNRADTLDFSKPGHEDGLVEGFYELEGDFGSKYRWIGARAVVRLVRMRPGAPLLRVQGFAPSVAKVELRANGESVGQWKLDRPGLFILEAPLAEAPEYQVEILGSPTIDEPNQPPGEGRVLTVNLSLIKLLPRE